The Psychrobacter sp. P11G3 genomic interval ACAATCAGCACTGACAGAAACTCGAACTATTGAAGAAGATGAAGCAGGCGAGATACTGTCTGTCGTTGGCGTATTGGCGAATAAATAGTATCTTGCATAAAAAAACCACTTTAACTACGTTAAAGTGGTTTTTTTATAAGACATAAAGCGTATAAGTACTACTGCTTTTGCTCTAATGCCTCTTTTACTGCTTTTTTGCCCCATGCGCTCAGATCGAGATCTAACTTCTCATACTCTTTTGCATCAAATAGCGGCTCTTTAACCCCTGATTTCAACTGACTTGCAAAGTCGTCAAGTAAACGCTTAGCTCGTGGAAACAACATAATCAAGGCCAGTAAGTTTGCTAGCGCTAGCACGCCCATCAACGGATCAGCGAAGAAGAATACTGTAGTAGCGGCAGGAGCCACTGCGCCCAAGAATAATATCGCCATTACGACAATTCGTAAAACCAAGGTCGCTTTTTTAATATTCTTTTTGATCAAGAAATTAATAGCGTTTTCGCCCATGTAGTAGTTATACATGATAGAACTTAGTGTAAATAACAATAGCGATATGGTCAGAATATACTGCGCCCAATTCCCAAGCTGAGTCGTTAACGCTTGCTGGGCCAGTACAATACCATCGACTTCAGCACCTGGTTGATATACGCCGCTCAGTAAAATCATAAATGCGGTGGCACTACATACGATTATCGTATCAATAAATACAGACAGTGACTGCGAGATACCTTGACTCACAGGATGAGTCGCATAAGCGGTGGCAGCAATATTAGGCGCAGAACCCAAACCTGCTTCATTAGAGAATAAACCACGCTTCATACCTTGCTCAATCGCCACACCAATACCACCGCCCACGACAGACTCAATACCAAATGCATTTTTAACAATCATTACCATCAACGTAGGCAGCTCTGTGACATTGAGCAATATAACAACAAGTGCCATACCAATATAGATTAATGCCATAACAGGAATGACAACGTCAGCTACTTTTGCAATGCGCTGAATACCGCCAAAGACAATAAATCCACCCGCAATGACCAACACCACACCCGATATCCAGCGATCAATCCCAAAGCTTTCAAGCGCAGAACCTGCCACCGTATTACCTTGGAACGCGATAAACCCAATAGAGAAAGACAGTAGTAAAGCAATAGCATAAATGACGGCAAGCCAGCGATAGTCTTTACCTAACCCATGTAAAATATAGGTTGCAGGGCCACCGCGAAAGTTACCATCAGTGTCTCTACGCTTATAAAGCTGCGCTAAGCTACACTCGACAATGCTAGTCATCATGCCAATTAAAGCGACAACCCACATCCAGAATACCGCTCCCGGACCTCCTAAAGAGATGGCAACAGCAACACCAGCAATGTTACCGCCGCCTACACGTCCACCGATAGAAACGAGCAACGCTTGACGGGCAGAAATTCCGTCGTCACCTACCTCATCCGTTTTAAATACGCGGAACATACGTTTAAAATATTTAAACTGAGCGAACCTACCTACGATGGTAAATAATAAACCAAAGATAATTAGCATAGGCACGAGCGCCCAGCCCCACGTTAGATCCCCGATTAGGGCAAAAAAAGCTTCAATGTATTCCATGCCTATTTTCCTTATAGTTCATGACGCTATGATAGGTTTTATTGCATACATTATTGCATCAACAACACGAGTTTGTAATGCAAATGTCGAATTTGTAACGTAAATACTGATATTTTCTGAGTGAAATCGCGTTATTTGTTTACTTAAGAGTCTATTTTCTAAATATCAGGATTTTTTTATATAGACGTATTTATACGACAGCACAAAAAAGCCACCTCAACCGAGGTGGCCTTTTATGCTTAAACTAAACTGAACGGCTTACTGCATGACCAAGTATTCAAACGCTGACAATGCCGCTTTACTACCTTCACCCATCGCAATGTTAATCTGCTTAAATGGCACGGTGGTTACATCACCACAAGCAAAGATACCTTTACGATCTGTACGGCAGCGCTCATCGATTTCGATCTCACCAAAGCGGTTTAGATCAACAAAGCCTTTGATGAATCCAGTGTTTGGTACTAAACCAATCTGTACAAACACCCCTGATAAATCACGCTCATGAGTCTCACCTGTGCTGCGATCTTGGTAGACGATAGACGATACTTTGCCATCAGTCGCTTTGATCTCTTGTGTCGCTGCACCAGTAATGAACTCAATGTTGGTTTTTTCTTTGGCTTTATTGATCAGTACTTGGTCAGCTTTTAACTCATCAGCGAACTCGAGTACAGTAACGTGATTGACGATACCTGCCAAATCTAGTGCTGCCTCCACGCCCGAGTTACCACCGCCGATCACTGAGATATCTTTACCTTTAAAGAATGGACCATCACAATGCGCACAGAAAGCCACTCCTTTACCGATATTTTCTTCTTCACCCGGTACACCAAGCTTTCTCCACTGAGCACCTGTCGCCAAGATGATACTACGAGTATTAAAAGTCTCACCAGTATTTAGGTGGATACTGTAGTTCTCTTCTTCAGTCTCGCCAATTTCTTTAACGCTCACATGCTCTTTTAATGTGATGTTATATTCGGCCAAGTGCTTGACAAAGTTAGTCGATAAATCTGTACCATTAGTTAGCGGTACTGAAATCAAGTTTTCGATATCTTGCGTGTCTTTTACTTGTCCACCGATACGGTCAGCGACCATTGTAACTTTCAAGCCTTTACGCGCTGTATAAATGGCAGCGGCCACACCTGCAGGGCCAGCACCGATGATAGTGACATCTTGCTGCTCTAATTGCTCAGCATCGTCTTCTACTTCTGACAATAAGTCAGGAAACTGCTCTTGCAATTTTCCGATCAATTTAGCAGTGTCGATTAAGCCGTTAGCAAATGGCTTACCATTCAAAAATACAGCTGGTACACCTTGGATTTTGTTCGCTTCTACTTGCTCTTGGAATAATGCACCGTCGATCATCTCATTACTGATACCATCGTTTAGTAGCGCAAACTGGTTCAATGCCTGAACGACTTCTGGGCAGCTATGGCATGACAATGACACGTAGGTCTGGAACTGTAGCGGCTTATTAAAACGCTTAACTAATTTTTGGATACCTTCATCCAACTTTAGCGTATGACCACCCGCTTGCAGAATCGCCAAAATCAATGACGTAAACTCATGACCACCTGGGATACCGCTGAATACGATACCAGTGTCGTTTGATGCGCCATCAATGTGACTGACTACTTTGAAACTGATCGCACTAGGCAAACTATCGTCAGTTGCTTCTGCATCGAAGTTGATTTTGTCTGTTGTTCCAGCGATCTTGGTCAAAAAATCTACCAATTCTGCACGTTTTGCATGCGTACCATTACCCAATACAAAGGTAATTGGACGTGTCATATTTTCGCTATAGCTTTTAACGGCATCTAATAAATTCTGATCTATCATGTTTGTTCCTCATTATGACTGAATATGTAACGGCAGCTGTCATGCTACGCGTCTAAATATGAAATAGTTGGTGTTAATAATTTTGTATAAAAGATTATATGTAGTGGGCTCTTGCCCTTTGATGTGTCTATTATCAAGCGTTTAGCGAATTTCGGCAAGCTGAGAAACTCAAACTTTATGTTTTATAAAACCAATCGTTTATTGTTTTAAATAATTAAATACAAATACACAAACAAATGATAGTGATGGTACATGGTCTATTTTTTCGCTACAATCGAATGGTATTGATAGCAATATGCATTGTCAATATCGTGAAATAACTATCTTTATTACCATTAAACTTTCACCCCTTCCAAACAAAGTCTCACCATCATAAGCGTCTTAACCATAACGTGCTTACGCTTATTCTAAGCTTGCACTAAATAACAAGGATGACAACATGACAATGACAGACACATGGCAAGATCACAGTGATATTATCGATGAGCTCAAGCAAAAGGACACGCATTTTGCGAGTATCTTTGACGAGCATACGACTCTAGATAGGCAAATTAATAAGCTTGAAAACGATGTGGTCAAGCATGCCAGTCGCGACGAAGAAATCGAACAGATGAAACGACGAAAGCTACAGCTTAAAGACGAGATTTATAAAACTATTGATAAAAATAAAGCACAGTCTCGCGCTTAATATTGCGTCTATACTTAGAGATATGCTGAAAAAATAATACTAACAATATCTATGCTTAAGACGTAAAAAGACCCCATCAACTTATGTTAATGGGGTCTTTATTAGTAGTACTGACTTAAATCAGATGTTTAAGATACGGCGCTACTTTTATCTAAGTATGAAATATCTACTTAGATTTTACCAACTAGGTCAAGACTTGGCTTCAATGTGTCGCCGCCTTGTTCCCAAGCTGCTGGGCAAACTTCGCCGTCGTTTTCACGAACATACTGTGCTGCTTTCACTTTACGTAGCATATCTTTTGCACTACGGCCGATACCGCCAGCATGAATTTCAGCGACTTGGATCAAGCCATCAGGATCTACTAAGAATGTACCGCGCTCAGCCAAACCTGCTTCTTCAATCATGACGTTAAAGCCACGAGTGATTTTACCAGTAGGATCGCCGATCATTGGGTATTGTACTTTACCGATAGCTTCTGAAGAATCATGCCATGCTTTGTGCGTGAAATGCGTGTCAGTAGATACTGAGTATACTTCAACACCAAGGCCTTTTAGCTCGTCATAATGAGCGGCCATGTCTTCTAGCTCAGTTGGGCAAACAAACGTGAAATCAGCTGGGTAAAATAGGAAAATCGCCCAGTTGCCTTTTACGTCTTCTGAAGTGATGGTTTTGAACTCACCGTTTACGTATGCATCTGCTGAAAATTCTGGGATTTCTTGATTGATGATAGACGCCATGGTTGGCTCCTCTATAGTTAAGTAAATTGAAAATTAATTATATGGTTTTTTCAATTAGCCCTCTAGCTCTCTGGGCTACCTGACAAACTATACGCGAATTCTATGGTTAATCCAGTTAAAACTTTTTAATGTGATGTTTTGTTTTATTAAACTTGTTAAACTATTATCTCTACATTTTATCATTGGTGCTTAATTGGTAATTTGCTACCTTATAAAGGTTGACCAAACATAATAAATTGCATTAAAAACCCATTAAAAGAGAGGTTTTATGATTACTTTACGACAACTTGAGTTTGCCCTAGCCGTCGCCAAACATCGTCATTTTAAACGTGCTGCTGAGGATTGCAATATCTCGCAGTCTGCACTGAGTTTGGGTATCGCAGAATTAGAAAAACAGCTAGATACTCAGATTTTTGAGCGTAATAATAAACAGGTATTGATTACCCCTATCGGTCAAGACATTCTCACGCGGGCGCAGCGAGTGTTTTCTGAGGTCAGCGATTTGACCACACGTGCTCATAGCCATCAGACGCCACTTGCCTATCCTATGACTGTCGGTATTATTCCGACAATAGCGCCTTATTTGCTGCCAAAAGTACTGCCTGCGCTGCGTGCTCAATATCCAGAGTTCCGTATGACCATCGTCGAACAACAGACAGAGCGTCTGCTTGAGCAAGTACGCTACGGTCATATCGATACGGCCATCATTGCGCTACCTTATGCAGTAGATGGGCTACACAGTTTTGAGTTTTGGAGTGAAGACTTCTTCGCTGTATTTCCAAAAGACGACATACATGCCAAGCTTGATACCATCAATGCTGATGAACTGGCAACTGCCAACCTGATGTTACTTGGCGAAGGTCATTGCTTAACGGACCAGACGCTGTCTGTCTGTCATTTCGACCGTGCCCAGATGAAATCAAGCTTCTCAGATGCCAGTTTAAATACCTTGATTCAAATGGCACTTGCCAACATGGGCACAACGCTAGTGCCTGAAATGGCGCTCGATCAGCTACACCTGCAAAACCAAAATGCCGTCGCCATACCATTGGCTGAAGACGGGCCGCATCGCCATATTGCCTTTGTCACCCGTCTGAACTATGCGCGTGTCGATGATGTTAGCTTGCTTGGAGATGTATTCAACAAAGCATTTAAAGATGCGGTAGCTAATAAAGAATAATCAAACCATCTTTACCACGGTCATAGTGAAAAACGACATATGAAAACTGTCTCAAATAAGCATGATGAGCTTGGCAAGTGCTTTGCACAGCATTTGTCAACTATGACCAGTGATATCTCGCCAAAGCAAGTAGATAGGCTTTGGCAGGAGATCGTGACGCGCTATGGCGAACCACAACGTGCTTATCATACACTCAATCACATTGAGCAGTTGTTGGTAGAGTTTGAGAATATTAAGCAGGTTCTGTCTGAGCCGCATATCATTGCATTAGTACTGTACTATCATGATGTGATATACGACCCAACACGATCCGACAATGAGTTGAAAAGTGCAGAATTTGCGACAGATGCTTTGAGCCCTTATCTCAGTTCAGAGCAATACCAACAGATTCATGCTCTCATTATGATGACCGCTAATCATCAGCTAGATACGTTGGTAGACAGTGACAAATATAACGATGCGGCATATCTGTTAGATATGGATTTGAGTATTTTGGGTGCGCCTTGGCCTACCTACAGGCAGTATGCAAAGGCGATACGTCAAGAATATAAGCATGTCGCCGATGACAGCTACCGTGATGGGCGCACTGCAGTGTTACAAGGATTACTAGCACATCCCAAACTCTATCTGACTGACCATTACTATGATCAGTTAGAAACGCAAGCTCGAGCTAATATCAAGCGCGAGCTTACTTCGCTTGCAGCTTTATAAACAGCTCACTACCTTGCCGTGCTGGATGTGAATTATAGCTGGGCTCTATAATATCGATATCAAAATGACTTTGAAAACGTTGTTGGTACTCTTCCTTGCTGCCGCCAAATGGTGGCTCTTCTCGTCCAAAATCCGTGTCGAATAACAATCCAACCAGCTTACCTTGTGGCTTTAACAACCTTGCCATCTGCTGCACGTATTCATCACGTCGCAATGGATTAATCGCACAAAAAAACGTCTGCTCAAGTATCCAATCAAACTGATACTGCTCAGCTAACAAGCTAAAAAAATCCGCACAGATCAGATGTTCAGAAGGAAAATCAGGATAGCGCTCTGCAAACGTCTCAATCGGTGCAGGGGCAAAATCAACTAGCGTAATATTGGTAAAACCTTGCTCATATAAATAACCCACTTCATAGGCGTTACCTGCACCTGGCACTAATATCGCCTGACCTTTCGCGCTCTCAGGTAACTGGTCAATATAAGCTTTTAGCGGTGGCGATACCTGCCCCATATCCCAACCGATGCTGTTCTTCTCATAACGCTGCTGCCAAAACTCCGCTTGGTTGACGTTTTCCATATGACATCCCTGTATATAAACCTGCTGATTAAACGACACGATTTGTACCGTTATTCTTTATCATATCAGGCTTATTCAGACGTGTCCTTATTTTAAAGGCGTGTCCCTATTTTAAAAAATGATGATGAGAATAGGACTAGGTGCTCTGCATAATGAAAGTTACACAGATGATATCGAGCTATTTATTAGAACTATTTAAATAGTTAGGTAATAGGTTTAATCCAGCTGCCCTGTTTTGCCCGCTAGTATGTTATGCCATTGCTGATAATCTGGCATCGCTGTGGCAACCGTTTGCCAAAACGCTCGGCTATGGTTGGCATGATGCAAGTGGCACAGCTCATGAACGATTACGTATTCGGTGCATTCGATAGGATAGGCAGGAAGATAGACTGATAGCCAAATTCGTTTTGCGCGCGTGTTGCAACTGCCCCAACGTGTGTGCATTTTTTTCAATCGTATTTCATTGGCATAAACGCCAACGATTGGCTGCCACTTATCAAATAATGCAGGTGTGACTTCGGAGAGTTGTTGCCGATAATAGGTGGTTTTTTGATCGGGGCTGAGCGTAAACGATTGCTCTGTACCCCATAATAAAACTGAGTTATTAGCAGCTGAAAAGTTTGACGACGTATTCTGTCTACGTCTATATTGTTCTAATACCTGTGGGTGATTTGCAATCGCCCAAGGCATCCGCTTAGCCACAGCATGCAACATTTGTGATGCACTGACATGCATTGGTGCAGAGACCATCAACGTATAAGGCTTTAAGCAAAAATTGATATTTTTAACACGCTTTTGACTGATATGTAGCTCGATGCCTGCCTGTGCAAGTTGCTGTCTGACAGTATCTAAATTGGTATCTAAGCTAATGCTCTACCTCCTTGGCCGACTATTACTACTGTTCTAGCAATAGTCGTTATTAATCGCCATGCCTGTGCGTCTGTCGCTCTTGTTGAACGTCATGGGTCACAGTGCTTGCAAATGGTTGTCAAACGACATCATATGCAGTTGACTGTCTTTGATAATCCGCTCATGAAGTTCAATGTCGCCTACGTCTAACTTTACTTCTGGTAAAGTATTTACTCTTAACGCAGTTAACTGCCCTTGACCATCACTGACGATAAATCCTGTCGGTTCGGCATATTTATCAATTTTACTCATTAAAGCACTAGAATTAGCTAACACCGAAGCCCCTGCACAATCTGGCAGGCTTACATCATCAATCAGCTCACGAGTATGCAAATCATAAATCGCCGCACAGCCACCAATCGGCGTGGTCACACACAGTAAGTTACGCTCACTATCCACCGCCACGCTAGCGATATATTGGTGAAAACGTTGCCATTGATTGTTTGGCATAATGAGTGGAATAAAGCTGCCGTCACCACGTTTATGAGTCAATACCAATGGTACATTGATATGTTTTTCACCTTGGAACTGAATACCGATCATCACTGTGCCGTCATTGTGCATGGCTAAGTGGCGCACACTCATCTGATTATGTTCGGGAGTCACTTGCTCAAGCAATGTGCCATCGTGACGATTCAGATAAACCAGTGATGGTCGCATGGTATCTAGATTTAGCTCTTCGCGTGAGGCCTGCTCGGTTTTGATACCCCCATTTGCAATGACGAGCGTTTCGCTATCAGGATGCATAATCAGCTCATGCGGGCCTATACCATATGAGTCAAATTCTGCTACTTTTTGATAAGCATCATGGGCATCATAGATACCGATTTTGCCTGCCAGACTCACTGTGTCGTTCTCGGTTACGTAGAGCAAGCTGCCATCTAAACTGTAGCAAGCATGACCATAAAAGTGACGGTTTACATCAGCTGTAATCGCATGTTGTACTTGCCCATTTGATGTATTAAGCACCCAGAATTTTTCGCTTGGACGACGACCCATGACGACGACATCACGTCTTTGATTGACATTACTATGCTGAGTTTGAGCTTCAGATACATTAACAGATACAGGCTGAACAACGATGTCGTGGACACGCTCAGGCATAGTCGTCTGCCAAACGATTTGTCTGTCAGCATCAATACCTACCACACCAAAGTCGTGCTCATTCTGGCTTGATGTGGCCTGATCTTTTGGCATGGATGCGACGCCACTGACCCAACTGACTGGTCGTGCCAGCATCGTTGTCGTATGCATGACAGCAAAATCAGGTACATCACTATTATCATCACCTACAGCATGATAAGCCTGCTTCCATGTTGCCGCTGCTTGCTCACAAGCATAGCGCAATCGCGAAAGCTTCGGCGTTGAATCAGGTGCCGCTCGTAATGCCTGCAACTGTGTACGAATACCATCTACATAATCTTGCAGACTGGCATCTGGATGCTGCTGCTTACGATAACGATGGTGAATACCGACCAGCGCCGCCGTACCCACTGCTGTCAGCACTGAAGTCGTCAAAAGCTCATGAGCTGACGAAGTTTTCCCAGACCGATTAGACCTATTCATCTGGTCATGAGTCTGGGCTACTGACACTGCTGTACTCGCTTCGATAGTAGACATTGTCTAATCGCCATCAGTGCTATTAAAGCCCACACGGATACCAAGTGCTGGGATTAACTGGCGCTTAATAAGACGGGTGACATCAGTCAAATGATCGTACAACGCTTGTTGATCGTCCTTATTCGCCTCTGATAAATCTTCTGGCATTTGTGCTAATAATGCAGTCGTGTCAGCTAATGCAGTTGATAGATTATCCGAAACTTTGTTTTCATCATTGCTACCAAGAATAGCCGTCAATACTGGGTCAGTCATGGCTTTATTGATAGTATCTAACTTAGCATTGATGATAGCGCGGCTTTGACCAGCAGTAGCAGCAGGTAAATGACCCTTTGCTTTACCTGTCAGACCGAGTGGCTGATCAATGGCATTAGACTTCATGGTTTCAATCAATGATAGTAGAGAGTTAATCCACTGATTTAGGCCTCTATCGCTTTCTGCTGTTTTGTCTATCGCCAATAAATCCGTCGCGTTTTGCTGCCAGTTTTTCTCGATGTCTTTTAGACGCGTGCTCAACGCACTACTAGCGCTAATCACGTAAGCACACTGACTAGCGTCTAAACTTTCATTGGCAAACAAGGCCTCTTCTAATCCTGGCACGCCTTGTACAATCGCGCTCTCACCAGCAAGTTGCTCTGGCGTTAGTTTTGGATTGGCAGCGATTAAATCAGCCACGCCACTGTGTACGAGTCCGCGCTCGTCAGGATAGTAGTTTATATATAAATTGCTCATACTAGCAGTCGCAGGACCAAAGTTGACCATCTCAGCACTTGACCATGCTTGTGCCAATACTAGCCACTGCGCACGTAATGCTTGTAGCTCATCGCCACTTACTGGAGCTTGGGTACAATGCTTCTGCGCCAATTCGTTCAATAGATCGCTTTGCTTGGCTGCATCAGCATACGCGGGAATCACGATATCGTCAGCCACATGCGTCAAGTACGTTTTTGCAGTCTCAGGGCTGATATCTACTGCAACGATTTGCTCAGTACTTTCTTTGCTGTTTTCTACTGAGCTGTCAGTAGCTGCACTGTCTT includes:
- a CDS encoding alanine/glycine:cation symporter family protein — protein: MEYIEAFFALIGDLTWGWALVPMLIIFGLLFTIVGRFAQFKYFKRMFRVFKTDEVGDDGISARQALLVSIGGRVGGGNIAGVAVAISLGGPGAVFWMWVVALIGMMTSIVECSLAQLYKRRDTDGNFRGGPATYILHGLGKDYRWLAVIYAIALLLSFSIGFIAFQGNTVAGSALESFGIDRWISGVVLVIAGGFIVFGGIQRIAKVADVVIPVMALIYIGMALVVILLNVTELPTLMVMIVKNAFGIESVVGGGIGVAIEQGMKRGLFSNEAGLGSAPNIAATAYATHPVSQGISQSLSVFIDTIIVCSATAFMILLSGVYQPGAEVDGIVLAQQALTTQLGNWAQYILTISLLLFTLSSIMYNYYMGENAINFLIKKNIKKATLVLRIVVMAILFLGAVAPAATTVFFFADPLMGVLALANLLALIMLFPRAKRLLDDFASQLKSGVKEPLFDAKEYEKLDLDLSAWGKKAVKEALEQKQ
- the ahpC gene encoding alkyl hydroperoxide reductase subunit C; the encoded protein is MASIINQEIPEFSADAYVNGEFKTITSEDVKGNWAIFLFYPADFTFVCPTELEDMAAHYDELKGLGVEVYSVSTDTHFTHKAWHDSSEAIGKVQYPMIGDPTGKITRGFNVMIEEAGLAERGTFLVDPDGLIQVAEIHAGGIGRSAKDMLRKVKAAQYVRENDGEVCPAAWEQGGDTLKPSLDLVGKI
- a CDS encoding YdcH family protein — encoded protein: MTMTDTWQDHSDIIDELKQKDTHFASIFDEHTTLDRQINKLENDVVKHASRDEEIEQMKRRKLQLKDEIYKTIDKNKAQSRA
- a CDS encoding DUF1513 domain-containing protein, with the protein product MSTIEASTAVSVAQTHDQMNRSNRSGKTSSAHELLTTSVLTAVGTAALVGIHHRYRKQQHPDASLQDYVDGIRTQLQALRAAPDSTPKLSRLRYACEQAAATWKQAYHAVGDDNSDVPDFAVMHTTTMLARPVSWVSGVASMPKDQATSSQNEHDFGVVGIDADRQIVWQTTMPERVHDIVVQPVSVNVSEAQTQHSNVNQRRDVVVMGRRPSEKFWVLNTSNGQVQHAITADVNRHFYGHACYSLDGSLLYVTENDTVSLAGKIGIYDAHDAYQKVAEFDSYGIGPHELIMHPDSETLVIANGGIKTEQASREELNLDTMRPSLVYLNRHDGTLLEQVTPEHNQMSVRHLAMHNDGTVMIGIQFQGEKHINVPLVLTHKRGDGSFIPLIMPNNQWQRFHQYIASVAVDSERNLLCVTTPIGGCAAIYDLHTRELIDDVSLPDCAGASVLANSSALMSKIDKYAEPTGFIVSDGQGQLTALRVNTLPEVKLDVGDIELHERIIKDSQLHMMSFDNHLQAL
- a CDS encoding imelysin family protein, with protein sequence MKINHALAMALSALSAGLLISCVKPADDNKAADVDSQKVVQDSAATDSSVENSKESTEQIVAVDISPETAKTYLTHVADDIVIPAYADAAKQSDLLNELAQKHCTQAPVSGDELQALRAQWLVLAQAWSSAEMVNFGPATASMSNLYINYYPDERGLVHSGVADLIAANPKLTPEQLAGESAIVQGVPGLEEALFANESLDASQCAYVISASSALSTRLKDIEKNWQQNATDLLAIDKTAESDRGLNQWINSLLSLIETMKSNAIDQPLGLTGKAKGHLPAATAGQSRAIINAKLDTINKAMTDPVLTAILGSNDENKVSDNLSTALADTTALLAQMPEDLSEANKDDQQALYDHLTDVTRLIKRQLIPALGIRVGFNSTDGD
- a CDS encoding hydrogen peroxide-inducible genes activator, whose protein sequence is MITLRQLEFALAVAKHRHFKRAAEDCNISQSALSLGIAELEKQLDTQIFERNNKQVLITPIGQDILTRAQRVFSEVSDLTTRAHSHQTPLAYPMTVGIIPTIAPYLLPKVLPALRAQYPEFRMTIVEQQTERLLEQVRYGHIDTAIIALPYAVDGLHSFEFWSEDFFAVFPKDDIHAKLDTINADELATANLMLLGEGHCLTDQTLSVCHFDRAQMKSSFSDASLNTLIQMALANMGTTLVPEMALDQLHLQNQNAVAIPLAEDGPHRHIAFVTRLNYARVDDVSLLGDVFNKAFKDAVANKE
- a CDS encoding methyltransferase domain-containing protein, which translates into the protein MENVNQAEFWQQRYEKNSIGWDMGQVSPPLKAYIDQLPESAKGQAILVPGAGNAYEVGYLYEQGFTNITLVDFAPAPIETFAERYPDFPSEHLICADFFSLLAEQYQFDWILEQTFFCAINPLRRDEYVQQMARLLKPQGKLVGLLFDTDFGREEPPFGGSKEEYQQRFQSHFDIDIIEPSYNSHPARQGSELFIKLQAK
- a CDS encoding M48 family metallopeptidase: MVSAPMHVSASQMLHAVAKRMPWAIANHPQVLEQYRRRQNTSSNFSAANNSVLLWGTEQSFTLSPDQKTTYYRQQLSEVTPALFDKWQPIVGVYANEIRLKKMHTRWGSCNTRAKRIWLSVYLPAYPIECTEYVIVHELCHLHHANHSRAFWQTVATAMPDYQQWHNILAGKTGQLD
- the ahpF gene encoding alkyl hydroperoxide reductase subunit F produces the protein MIDQNLLDAVKSYSENMTRPITFVLGNGTHAKRAELVDFLTKIAGTTDKINFDAEATDDSLPSAISFKVVSHIDGASNDTGIVFSGIPGGHEFTSLILAILQAGGHTLKLDEGIQKLVKRFNKPLQFQTYVSLSCHSCPEVVQALNQFALLNDGISNEMIDGALFQEQVEANKIQGVPAVFLNGKPFANGLIDTAKLIGKLQEQFPDLLSEVEDDAEQLEQQDVTIIGAGPAGVAAAIYTARKGLKVTMVADRIGGQVKDTQDIENLISVPLTNGTDLSTNFVKHLAEYNITLKEHVSVKEIGETEEENYSIHLNTGETFNTRSIILATGAQWRKLGVPGEEENIGKGVAFCAHCDGPFFKGKDISVIGGGNSGVEAALDLAGIVNHVTVLEFADELKADQVLINKAKEKTNIEFITGAATQEIKATDGKVSSIVYQDRSTGETHERDLSGVFVQIGLVPNTGFIKGFVDLNRFGEIEIDERCRTDRKGIFACGDVTTVPFKQINIAMGEGSKAALSAFEYLVMQ